TGCCTACAGGTTTAGCTGATGGATTAATATATGGTTTTGAAGTATCTAGTTTTCCTCCAAGAATCACATATCCCCCTATAGAGCCAAAATATAAAGGCGCTAAACTGGTTAGATTTGAAATTTCATCTTCATTACCTCCGGGAATGAAATTCAATAAATCCACTGGAGTGATTTCAGGTCATCCATACTTTAAACTGATGTTTGGTGAGGCATTTGTAATTACAGGTTTTGATGATTTTGGGCGTAATACTTCGGTTAACGTATTTATTGAGACTAAATATCGAGCCGTTTTTAATGCAGCGCCCGTTCAAGTCAACGCTCTGGGTTCGTTGGTTGATGTTGCGCCAACCATGTATACGTGGGTTGCAGCAGATATAAGAACAGAACCTGCAGAGAATTTGTGTAGAGACTTGGGGTATCGACTCATTAATGGAGCTGAGGCCTTGGCATTAGCTAACCTACAGCCTTTACAGACAGCTGAATGGCCTTGGAACCCATATGGAACTTCTTACAAAACTAGAGAACGTGATAGTCGCGGACATTCTTATTTCGTAGACCTAGTCGCTTCAACTTTGAGCATTAGAAGTCAAGGAGGCGATTATGATTTTCCACGTCCTGCTGCGTGCGCCACCGAGTTAGTTTATGAGTAAGTAAAATAACTGGGGTCAGAGTAAAGCTAAATCCGCTTTCTTTGGCTCTAAGAGCATTAAGCATCGCAGAATTTAAATTTGGTAGAGTAGAGAGCAGGTTTTCACCTGCCCTCCCTCATCAAACCGTGCATGCGATTTTCCCGCACACGGCTTTCCGATGTTCTTCACATCAAGCATGCGCTGATTTCCAACCTGCTGCTGTCGGTAATGAATACAAACCGTATCGCTCATTTAGCACCCGCCTTGGATAACGGAGCATGCTCGTTTTCCAATCGCTGACTTTGTGCCGTTTGCGAAGATGTATCCTTAGCCGTTCTTCTGAATGACGCTTCACTTTATAAAATTGCTTGGATGAATTCCGGTAATGGAAGTAACTCGACCAACCCCGTAATGCTTGATTTAAATCTCGCACCACCTCTTCAATTGGTCGCCATGTTTGGGTTCTTCCAGTAATTTCATTTAGTCGCGTCTTGATTTTCTCTACCGATTTAGCTGAGGCCTCAATATAGGGATAGCGAGTGCCTTTAGCGGATAGGTTCGTGCGCAAATCAAATCCCAGAAATAGAAATGACGCGGCTTTAGCATCAACAATTTTTGTCTTGCTTTCGTTAAGCGTCAATTCCAGCCGATCCAATATCCACTTCATATGCGCCAGCGGGCTTTGGGTCTCGCCACGGCAAAGCACTACAAAGTCATCGGCATACCGCACCAAGCTCGCTTGTAGTTTCTTCCCTATATTGTGGCGATGCCAGATTCTATCCAGTAGATGTAAGTAAAGGTTCGATAGCAACGGAGAGATAACCCCGCCTTGCGGCGTGCCCTTGCGCTGCCCTTTTCCTCCACTGACCGTTGCCGCTTTTCCATTCTCACTTTTTCCAATCACCGGCGCTTTAAGCCATTGTTGAATCAAGGCCAGTACGGCCCCATCCACAATGCGCTCAGCTACCGTGGCCATCAGTTTAGCGTGAGGAATGCTGTCGAAATACTTCGACAAATCAGCATCAATGACTTGCGTTTTACCTTGCCACAAAGCTTCTGCAATGGCGTCTATCGCTTGATGTGCTGATTTCCTTGGGCGAAACCCATAGGAGTGCTCGCAAAAATCCGCCTCAAAGATAGGCTCCATCACCAGCTTGGTCGCCATCTGAACCACGCGATCTCGTATCGTCGGAATCCCGAGTGGACGCAAACTGCCATCCGCTTTGGGAATCATGACGCGCTTGATCGCCCCAGTCCGGTAGCTTTTATCTTGCAGTTCCTGACTAATTACCGACAAGTAGCAATCTACCCCTTCGCCGCTTTCTATGGCAGCAAAGTCAATCCCATCAGCCCCAGGACTGCCCTTGTTTGCCTTGACCAGTCGCCACGCTAACTTGAGGATGTCAGCACAGTAAATCTTGTCGTAGAGTGCGTAGAAACGATAGTTTGGTTCCTGCTTGGCTTTGATGTACAGCTTCCTCTGTAGCGTCCTGATCTCATTCGGAGTGATTAGCAACATGGCAATCTCCTGATCCTCAGCTCTTCAGTTGCATGAACAAAGCAGGGTCCCTTCCCTCGACTGGGGTTATGTTGTCCCTCAATCTCAAACGGTACTATGAACCCCTCCGACTTCCATCACGATACGCGCTGATTTCGTTTCCTTATACATTGCGCTTGGCAGTCTCCCTGCCACCGTGATGGATCTCCAGCACTGGGTAATTTAACTTCCAAAAACATACCGCCCCTGCTACCCCGACAGCTCGCGGATGTGGCTTCCATTGCCAACACA
This genomic interval from Iodobacter fluviatilis contains the following:
- the ltrA gene encoding group II intron reverse transcriptase/maturase, encoding MLLITPNEIRTLQRKLYIKAKQEPNYRFYALYDKIYCADILKLAWRLVKANKGSPGADGIDFAAIESGEGVDCYLSVISQELQDKSYRTGAIKRVMIPKADGSLRPLGIPTIRDRVVQMATKLVMEPIFEADFCEHSYGFRPRKSAHQAIDAIAEALWQGKTQVIDADLSKYFDSIPHAKLMATVAERIVDGAVLALIQQWLKAPVIGKSENGKAATVSGGKGQRKGTPQGGVISPLLSNLYLHLLDRIWHRHNIGKKLQASLVRYADDFVVLCRGETQSPLAHMKWILDRLELTLNESKTKIVDAKAASFLFLGFDLRTNLSAKGTRYPYIEASAKSVEKIKTRLNEITGRTQTWRPIEEVVRDLNQALRGWSSYFHYRNSSKQFYKVKRHSEERLRIHLRKRHKVSDWKTSMLRYPRRVLNERYGLYSLPTAAGWKSAHA